The DNA sequence ACAGTTTTCCAAGCTACACCACCGCACCCTACAACTGGTACGGAACTAACACCGACCCGGGAAATAGTAAATTTTCACCAAGCAACGGAACCATCAACTTCAAACCATGGCTTATTCTGAATATAAATGCTAATCCACCTACTATACAAGTTGGTCAAACTTCTAAGATCACTACCAATGTTTATAAAGATTCTATTGGTGGAGATCACAGTGCAAACGCAGTTCAGTTCTTCAGCGGGCCCTGGGTGACATTCACCACCAATCTGGGCAACATAGGGAGTAAATCAATCATAGTTAACTGGATTAACGGGTTGGCTACCGCTATTTTAAGGGGTGATGAAGGACCAGGACTAGCCAGGGTAACTGCCACAGATTATCAGACAGTCCAAACTTTTGTCACCATACTGGGAGTGCCTGTGCCACATGGTTTCATAGATCCTAACGTCATTAAAATGCAGGACACCGGGATGCCAATAACATACATATTAATGGCTTTAACACTACTTTTAGGGGGATTAGTATTGTCAACTAAGAAATAACCCCATATCCCTTTTAAAAAAAACAGAAGAAGATGAAAACATGACTGAATTGGATTATTTTAAAGAAAAGATTTGTATAGTTACCGGGGCCAATTCTGGTATCGGGTATGCGTTAAGTGAAGAACTCCTAAAAAGAGGGGCAGTTGTTTACATGGCAGGGCGCAACCCTGAAAAAATTCAAAAAGCCACTGAAAAGCTTTCCAAGTACAGTGACAGAATTCATGAAGTTATCGTGGATGTTACAATCCAAAAACAAGTGCAAAAGGCCATTGAAGATGTGGCAGAGGAAGCAGGTAGACTTGACTTTTTATTCAACAATGCAGGAGTTGGAGGAACTCTACAGTATGAAAAAGCCACTTTGGATGACTGGAAAACCATCATTGATGTAAACCTCTGGAGCGTCATTTACGGAGTCCACGCGGCCGTCCCTATCATGCTAAAACAGGGAAGTGGACATATAGTTAACACCAGCTCCGTGGCAGGAATAGTCCCCATGCCCTTCCAGGCACTATATTCCCTTACAAAATTCGGTGTTACCGGGCTCACTGAAAGTTTGAGGTATGAATATGCAGAAAAAGGTCTTCATTTTTCCACAGTCTGTCCCGCGAATATAGCAACACCTATTTTTAAAAAATCAATTGATGGCACAGTGCATGATCATGTAAAGATACCAGACGATGCAATTCCTCCAAAAATTGCTTCAAAACTGATTTTGAACAAATTAGTGGAAAAACAGGGGATTATATTCGTGCCTGAAGAACTTGAACAATTTTGGCATGGTTATGTCTTCAAAAAATTAGAAGATCACCTGTTAACAATGGCCCATGAACGTAGAGAATCATATGCGGAAAAAGGAAATTACATGTAAATGGGGTGGATTTTTTCATGTTTAAATTAGAAGATGGCTTCACCTATTTAATGCCAGCCCATTTTGGGGGAAATAAATTTGACCCAGAGGTCAAAATTACACAAAAAGCAACAACCATAGTGATAAGCTATGAAACTGAGGAAAAACTTCTTGAAAATTACATTCCTGAAGGATTTGAATTACGATCCCCTGAAGTTCAAGTCATGTTCAGCAAATTCACTGAGATCAACTGGATGCTTGGGGGAAACTACAATCTCATCGATGTTTCTGCACCTGTCAGATTCAATGGAAAAAAAGATCAACTGGAAGGAAACTACTCACTGGTGGTCTGGGAGAATAAAACTGCACCTATCCTTGGGGGGCGGGAACAAACTGGAATTCCCAAAATCTTTGCAGACATTGAAGAATTGCATATTTTAAAGCCCCATTACACCACAAACGCCAGTTATGATGGAAACAACTTTTTAAACATGTATTTCGAAGCCACAGATGAGTTGACTGGAGACGACTTAGATTATATTAAGACAATGTCATCATCTTCAAACACCATTGGATGGAGATATATTCCAAAAGTCGGTGCTCCTGGGGCTGAACTGAGTCAGTTCATACTTTATCCCCAGGGAATGGAGGTTGAAAAAGTGCAAGTGGGTAATGGCAGTCTTAAATGGACTCAATTGGACCCAATGCAAAATGCACCTCAGTTTCATATAATCAACAGCCTGGCAGCCCTGCCAATTAAGAATATAAATAATGCCCTGTTATCAGAGGGAACAGCAATTCTTAGAGCATTCGGCGCCCGTGTTTTAGAATAATACTTTGGTCTAAAAAAATGAATATTCTAAAAAATAAATATAATATAATTAGTGTCTGTAAGATGATATTATTTTCGTAGGAGGATGTTTCTGTGAAAGGGTTAAGTGTTTTGAAATTATTAATCAAGGATTGGAAGGGCTCCTACAAGTGGTTAGTTTTTTCCTTATTTTTAGTGATGATAAGTGTATTTGGAACACTTTTAATACCGTATTTTAGTTCATTTTTGATAAATGAGGGTATAACTGCTGGAAACAGTGATGTTATGGTAAAATATGGTATTTACATGCTGATAATGGCGGTTATCGTGGGATTCTGTGAGTTTTTAAACATAGCCATTGCTGTTTCTTTTTCTGAGAGAACCTGCCATGGACTGAGAAGTGGAGCATTTGCCCACATTCAATCTTTTTCTTTCAGTGCTCTGGACAAATACAACTCCAGCGACCTTCTGGTTCGTCTAACAACAGATATCCAAAACATAAAGATTGGAGTTCAGCAGACATTAATAAATGTATTCAAATCTCCATTAACTCTTATAGTGGCCCTATTTTTCCTTTATCTTACAGCACCAGAATTTATGTGGGTTGCTGCGATTTTAATTATCATAGAAATCCTGTTACTTGCAGTATATTTATGGTATTCTACTAAAGCCTATGATAAAAAGCAAATTAAATATGATAGGCTTAACCAGGTTCTGAAGGAAAGTATGGTTGGTGTAAGAGTAGTGAAGGCCTTTGTAAGGCAAGATCTTGAAAATAAGCGTTTCCAGAATGCATCTGAAGAACTTCGTGAAGCAGCCTTAAAACCTCAATATTACTATGCATTCATCACACCGACCCTAATGATGATGGTTTACATGGGTACTGTTGGGATATTATACGTTGGAGGGACAGGATTGCTTCAAGGCACAGGTTTAACTCTTGGGGGTGTAACTGCCGCAATGACATATTTAGTAATGGCACTTATTCCCATCCAAACTGTAGGGTACATGATACCATTTGTCACTT is a window from the Methanobacterium sp. genome containing:
- a CDS encoding SDR family oxidoreductase, whose amino-acid sequence is MCIVTGANSGIGYALSEELLKRGAVVYMAGRNPEKIQKATEKLSKYSDRIHEVIVDVTIQKQVQKAIEDVAEEAGRLDFLFNNAGVGGTLQYEKATLDDWKTIIDVNLWSVIYGVHAAVPIMLKQGSGHIVNTSSVAGIVPMPFQALYSLTKFGVTGLTESLRYEYAEKGLHFSTVCPANIATPIFKKSIDGTVHDHVKIPDDAIPPKIASKLILNKLVEKQGIIFVPEELEQFWHGYVFKKLEDHLLTMAHERRESYAEKGNYM
- a CDS encoding acetoacetate decarboxylase family protein — its product is MFKLEDGFTYLMPAHFGGNKFDPEVKITQKATTIVISYETEEKLLENYIPEGFELRSPEVQVMFSKFTEINWMLGGNYNLIDVSAPVRFNGKKDQLEGNYSLVVWENKTAPILGGREQTGIPKIFADIEELHILKPHYTTNASYDGNNFLNMYFEATDELTGDDLDYIKTMSSSSNTIGWRYIPKVGAPGAELSQFILYPQGMEVEKVQVGNGSLKWTQLDPMQNAPQFHIINSLAALPIKNINNALLSEGTAILRAFGARVLE